From a single Aggregatilinea lenta genomic region:
- a CDS encoding 6-pyruvoyl-tetrahydropterin synthase-related protein: MPDNRVVRRFPARRLDLALLVTLGLCLFAWWPVLANAGLPEGHDTLFHLHRAAEMDRSWSHGVLLPHWAESFYYGYGSPVFHYYAGLSYYATSLITRILGLGTFDSIRVLILLALPGAGVGTYLFARQRMGRTAGMIAAICYVYSPYMLYREPYVRGDYPELLAFALFPWVMWRFERLALAGRGRDFVLAAGVLGVFILAHNLMAAALFGLLVSWIVWGRLVGVLDWRRCGLMLGAAALGLLLAAHFWLPVLLERDAVHLDRLIGIPSLDYRNSFVPLRQMFGFVPRTDTGAINGLRAINTLGVAQWALALTGTLTAAIGAGLLARRGGTRAIPADVRAMLGFAVAAIVLIALMLPAAAGLWDAFDPLAYLQFPWRLLGPVAFCLAVLAGLNARWIARLPGWGGAAALVPLLVAPIALSMPLWTIAEAWRLDAVDTSVAGYHAAEISGELPDGTTVTNEFLPADVYVIPDPTGRLLADYADGYPVDKAHRDILPDEVTLTLLEHGPERDEWRVESPDGLTLEVLTFYFAGWTARIDGEKTPITPSQPHGLITFDVPPGTHTVRLMLERTPARWLADGLTWAALVGTLVAGVVIARRRRVKREDTAPVSSPERVVSWTPLAGLAAAVAVAALAAIFMHEGGAWVHSPPGEAKLASYVVDVRLGDSVTLIGYDLDGAATPGGRLDVTLYWYASEPVGEDLNSFLHFSTGGPPLAQVDKMNPGDLVTWPTGGFIRDEYVLQLPDALAPGEYQLRTGLWSCPAGDCPDSGRLMVTDADGEPLGDSVLLRTFTVR, from the coding sequence ATGCCTGACAATCGTGTAGTTCGCCGGTTCCCGGCGCGGCGACTCGACCTCGCGCTGCTCGTGACGCTGGGGCTGTGCCTGTTCGCGTGGTGGCCGGTGCTCGCCAACGCGGGCCTGCCCGAAGGTCACGACACGCTGTTCCACTTGCATCGCGCCGCCGAAATGGATCGCAGTTGGTCGCACGGCGTGCTGCTGCCGCACTGGGCGGAGTCGTTTTACTACGGCTACGGCTCCCCGGTGTTCCACTACTACGCGGGTCTCTCGTATTACGCCACCAGCCTGATCACGCGCATTCTGGGCCTGGGCACATTCGACAGCATCCGCGTGCTGATCCTGCTGGCGCTGCCCGGCGCGGGCGTCGGCACATACCTCTTCGCGCGGCAGCGCATGGGACGCACGGCGGGCATGATCGCCGCCATATGCTACGTCTACAGCCCGTACATGCTCTACCGCGAGCCGTACGTACGTGGCGACTACCCGGAGCTGCTGGCCTTCGCGCTGTTTCCGTGGGTGATGTGGCGCTTCGAGCGGTTGGCACTGGCTGGGCGCGGACGCGATTTCGTGCTGGCGGCGGGCGTGCTGGGCGTGTTCATCCTGGCGCACAACCTCATGGCGGCGGCACTGTTCGGACTGCTGGTGAGCTGGATCGTGTGGGGGCGGCTGGTGGGTGTGCTCGACTGGCGGCGCTGCGGGCTAATGCTCGGCGCGGCGGCGCTGGGACTGCTGCTGGCGGCGCATTTCTGGCTGCCGGTACTGCTGGAACGCGACGCGGTGCACCTCGACCGGCTGATCGGCATCCCTTCGCTGGATTACCGCAATTCGTTTGTGCCGCTGCGCCAGATGTTCGGCTTCGTGCCGCGTACGGATACCGGCGCGATTAACGGTCTGCGCGCAATCAACACTCTGGGCGTGGCGCAGTGGGCGTTGGCGCTGACAGGCACGCTGACGGCGGCGATCGGGGCGGGGCTGCTGGCGCGGCGGGGCGGAACGCGCGCGATCCCGGCGGACGTGCGCGCGATGCTGGGCTTTGCCGTGGCCGCGATCGTGCTGATCGCGCTGATGCTGCCCGCCGCTGCCGGGCTGTGGGACGCGTTCGATCCGCTGGCCTATTTGCAGTTCCCGTGGCGACTGTTGGGGCCGGTCGCGTTCTGCCTCGCCGTGCTGGCGGGCCTCAACGCGCGCTGGATCGCGCGGCTGCCGGGGTGGGGCGGGGCAGCGGCGCTGGTGCCGCTGTTGGTCGCGCCCATCGCGCTGTCTATGCCGCTGTGGACCATCGCGGAGGCGTGGCGGCTGGACGCGGTCGATACGTCCGTGGCGGGCTATCACGCGGCGGAGATCAGCGGCGAGTTGCCGGACGGCACGACCGTCACCAACGAATTTCTGCCCGCCGACGTGTACGTCATTCCCGACCCGACAGGCAGACTGCTGGCAGACTACGCCGACGGCTACCCGGTGGACAAAGCGCACCGCGACATTCTACCTGACGAGGTCACGCTCACGCTGCTGGAACACGGGCCGGAGCGCGACGAATGGCGCGTCGAGTCACCGGACGGTCTGACGCTGGAAGTGCTCACGTTCTACTTCGCGGGCTGGACCGCGCGCATCGACGGCGAGAAGACGCCGATCACGCCCTCGCAGCCGCATGGTCTGATCACGTTCGACGTGCCGCCCGGCACGCACACGGTCCGGCTGATGCTGGAACGCACGCCCGCGCGCTGGCTGGCAGACGGCCTGACGTGGGCCGCGCTGGTCGGCACGCTGGTTGCGGGCGTGGTGATCGCGCGGCGGCGCAGGGTAAAGCGCGAGGACACAGCGCCTGTATCCTCACCGGAACGCGTGGTTTCCTGGACGCCGCTGGCCGGACTTGCGGCGGCGGTCGCGGTCGCGGCGCTGGCGGCGATCTTCATGCACGAGGGCGGTGCGTGGGTTCATTCTCCGCCCGGCGAAGCGAAACTGGCCTCGTACGTGGTGGATGTGCGCCTGGGCGATTCGGTCACGCTGATCGGATACGACCTTGACGGTGCAGCCACGCCCGGCGGGCGGCTGGACGTGACGCTGTACTGGTATGCCAGCGAGCCGGTTGGCGAGGACCTCAACAGCTTCCTGCACTTTTCGACCGGCGGGCCGCCGCTGGCGCAGGTAGACAAGATGAATCCCGGCGATCTGGTGACGTGGCCGACTGGCGGCTTCATCCGCGACGAGTACGTGCTGCAACTCCCCGACGCGCTTGCGCCGGGCGAGTACCAGTTGCGCACGGGGCTGTGGAGCTGCCCCGCCGGTGACTGCCCGGATAGTGGGCGGCTGATGGTGACCGACGCGGACGGCGAGCCGCTCGGCGACAGCGTGCTGCTGCGCACCTTCACCGTGCGGTAG
- a CDS encoding aldehyde dehydrogenase family protein: MKEYGLYINGKWVPSESGQTFETVSPIDGSVLATFPKGTAADVHRAIDAAEAAFPKWKHTPAPKRGEILLRAAQIMRQRKQELGELVTSEMGKVIAEGKGDVQEAIDFLEYISGEGRRMLGETTPSELPNKFCMTVRQPIGVVGCITPWNFPMAIPIWKIGAALISGNTIVFKPSSLTPLCVARLIEILEEAGLPAGVINFVTGGGGTVGMEIVKNPRVKSISFTGGVPTGREIYAAAAQHLKPVELELGGKNPQIVMEDANFDLAVEGVLFGAFGTAGQRCTATSRLIIHAPVYDEVLGRLVERTRSLKLGNPLDPKIDVGPVADEGQKNSILEYIEIGKQEAHLLLGGDLCTGGDYDKGHYIEPTIFETEHGTRISKEEIFGPVLSVIKAKDFEDAVRIANDVEFGLSSSIYTKDVNLAFRAVDMLETGITYINAPTIGAEVHLPFGGTKNTGNGGREAGTTAIDEFTEVKTVFVDYSNRLQKAQIEEEK, from the coding sequence TTGAAGGAATACGGACTCTACATCAACGGCAAGTGGGTCCCCTCGGAAAGCGGCCAGACCTTCGAGACCGTCAGCCCCATCGACGGTTCGGTGCTGGCGACCTTCCCTAAAGGCACTGCCGCGGATGTCCACCGCGCCATCGACGCCGCGGAAGCGGCGTTCCCCAAGTGGAAGCATACCCCTGCCCCCAAGCGCGGCGAGATCCTGCTGCGCGCCGCGCAGATCATGCGCCAGCGCAAGCAAGAACTGGGCGAACTCGTTACCAGTGAAATGGGTAAGGTCATCGCCGAAGGGAAAGGCGATGTGCAGGAAGCCATCGACTTCCTGGAGTACATCTCCGGCGAAGGCCGCCGCATGCTGGGCGAGACGACCCCCTCAGAACTGCCCAACAAGTTCTGCATGACCGTGCGCCAGCCGATCGGTGTGGTGGGCTGCATTACGCCGTGGAACTTCCCCATGGCGATCCCGATCTGGAAGATCGGCGCGGCGCTGATCTCCGGCAACACCATCGTGTTCAAGCCGTCGAGCCTGACGCCGCTGTGCGTCGCACGGCTGATCGAGATCCTGGAAGAAGCCGGGCTGCCCGCTGGCGTGATCAACTTTGTGACGGGTGGTGGTGGCACCGTCGGCATGGAGATCGTGAAGAATCCGCGCGTGAAGTCGATCTCGTTCACCGGCGGCGTGCCGACCGGGCGCGAGATCTATGCGGCGGCGGCGCAGCATCTCAAGCCTGTCGAGCTGGAGCTGGGCGGTAAGAACCCGCAAATCGTCATGGAAGACGCTAACTTCGATCTGGCCGTCGAGGGCGTGTTGTTCGGCGCGTTCGGCACGGCGGGGCAGCGCTGTACGGCCACCAGCCGCTTGATCATCCACGCGCCGGTCTACGACGAGGTACTGGGGCGGCTCGTGGAACGCACACGCAGCCTCAAGCTGGGCAATCCGCTCGATCCCAAGATCGACGTCGGGCCGGTCGCGGACGAGGGCCAGAAGAATTCGATCCTCGAATATATCGAGATCGGCAAGCAGGAAGCGCACCTGCTGCTTGGCGGCGACCTGTGCACCGGCGGCGATTACGACAAGGGCCACTACATCGAGCCGACCATCTTCGAAACCGAGCACGGCACGCGCATCAGCAAGGAAGAGATCTTCGGCCCGGTCCTGAGCGTGATCAAGGCGAAAGACTTCGAAGACGCGGTCCGCATCGCCAACGACGTGGAATTTGGCCTGTCGTCCTCGATCTACACCAAGGACGTCAACCTCGCCTTCCGCGCGGTGGATATGCTGGAAACGGGCATCACGTACATCAACGCGCCAACCATCGGCGCTGAGGTGCACCTGCCCTTCGGCGGCACGAAGAACACGGGCAACGGCGGACGCGAGGCAGGCACGACCGCCATCGACGAGTTCACCGAGGTCAAGACGGTGTTTGTGGACTACAGCAACCGCCTGCAAAAAGCGCAGATCGAGGAAGAAAAGTAG